A window from uncultured Desulfobacter sp. encodes these proteins:
- a CDS encoding peptidoglycan-binding domain-containing protein gives MDDVVVTIDKKTSKIVENTDELSQEYLRKKTITEKADFIVQYIKQNKDVTKNIPNYKTNIIDLKLLYSLRLIGAFSPCNYATYITAFKLLGVSENIRPNDAVDIFLWDREYYNICYAGFYVAYMKTYNSIKFNPSNRDHFFETFNITSSGMKYGEWQFSKVESYQRLSELFKRDSVTILDQIRYNNKQSFLDGIQTIPYTVYNKASLSESQKIFKNLEILSNKNNGDYNYSKGVTLNIPIDNMECFLTDKKIQEIQTKLNQKGFFVGKTDGIIGPSTRTQIEKFNRKNKIYASDYVSKQFYEKLFEN, from the coding sequence GTGGACGATGTTGTTGTTACAATAGACAAAAAAACATCAAAAATTGTTGAAAATACGGATGAATTAAGCCAAGAATATTTAAGAAAAAAAACTATCACGGAGAAAGCAGATTTTATTGTCCAATACATCAAACAGAATAAAGATGTAACAAAAAATATCCCAAACTATAAAACAAATATTATCGATTTAAAGTTGCTATACTCATTGAGACTTATAGGAGCATTTTCGCCTTGCAATTACGCTACTTACATTACCGCTTTTAAATTGTTAGGTGTGTCTGAAAATATACGCCCTAATGATGCGGTGGATATTTTCCTTTGGGATAGAGAGTATTATAATATTTGCTATGCTGGATTCTATGTCGCGTATATGAAAACTTATAACAGTATAAAGTTTAACCCCTCAAATAGAGATCATTTTTTCGAGACATTTAATATAACATCAAGCGGAATGAAATATGGGGAGTGGCAATTTTCAAAAGTTGAGTCATATCAAAGACTAAGCGAACTGTTCAAAAGAGATTCAGTTACTATATTAGACCAGATTCGATATAATAATAAACAATCCTTTTTAGATGGAATTCAGACTATTCCATACACCGTATATAATAAAGCTTCATTGAGTGAATCCCAAAAAATATTTAAGAATCTTGAAATTTTGTCTAATAAAAATAATGGGGATTACAATTACTCAAAAGGAGTTACTTTAAACATACCAATTGACAACATGGAATGTTTTTTAACTGATAAAAAAATACAGGAGATTCAAACTAAATTAAACCAGAAAGGTTTTTTTGTTGGGAAAACTGATGGTATAATTGGACCCAGCACAAGAACTCAAATAGAAAAATTTAATCGGAAAAATAAAATTTATGCTTCAGATTATGTTTCTAAACAATTTTATGAAAAGCTATTTGAAAATTAA
- a CDS encoding DUF1841 family protein, protein MEETNPYLGEKIIEGVKQQIAIDDPPEVKETFDRLIADGHPEKEVFKMLACVLSTEMFEMMKHKRVFDRQLYVRRLLELPTLPWE, encoded by the coding sequence ATGGAAGAAACGAATCCCTACTTGGGAGAAAAGATTATTGAGGGGGTCAAGCAACAGATAGCCATTGACGACCCTCCAGAGGTGAAGGAGACATTCGATAGACTGATTGCCGACGGACATCCTGAGAAAGAGGTCTTCAAGATGCTTGCATGCGTTCTATCGACCGAAATGTTCGAGATGATGAAGCATAAGCGTGTCTTTGACCGCCAGCTTTATGTCAGACGACTTCTGGAGCTCCCAACGTTACCATGGGAATAA
- a CDS encoding DUF1989 domain-containing protein produces MKPTPETPLPADADIRKAVAPVICYPVDTLPRPDMDLYKKARKAMEKVEEVLVQPREANTFKVPAGHFFRITSMEGPQVGDLNLWAKNNLTERFYSGKTRALHGTHLGVGDRMWSCFPYLRPLATITHDTLDWYGFDEFGGSVHDVIGTRCDPYTGRLLSGEDYHSCCHSNLIRALADETGLSIDRAEPHVHDVLNVFMCTGFTKDTHQYFMKASPVRPGDFLEFFAEIDLLGALSACPGGDCSAEHSSDSAACYPLKVTIFKPKKGSLKDWTPPGPSAYCRSHGL; encoded by the coding sequence ATGAAACCAACACCTGAGACCCCACTACCGGCTGATGCCGATATCCGCAAAGCTGTTGCGCCTGTGATCTGCTATCCCGTGGATACATTGCCAAGGCCAGATATGGATCTCTATAAAAAGGCCAGGAAGGCGATGGAAAAAGTGGAAGAGGTGTTGGTGCAACCTAGAGAGGCGAATACGTTTAAAGTGCCTGCTGGACATTTTTTCAGGATTACCAGCATGGAAGGCCCCCAGGTGGGAGACCTAAATCTTTGGGCAAAAAACAATCTGACCGAACGATTTTACAGCGGCAAGACCCGGGCCCTCCACGGTACTCACCTTGGTGTCGGAGACCGTATGTGGAGCTGTTTTCCTTATTTAAGGCCCTTGGCCACCATCACCCATGACACCCTCGACTGGTATGGATTTGATGAATTCGGAGGCTCTGTTCATGATGTCATTGGTACCCGCTGCGATCCATACACAGGACGTCTTCTCAGCGGTGAAGACTACCATTCCTGCTGCCATTCCAATTTGATCCGGGCCTTAGCTGATGAGACCGGGCTGTCTATCGACAGGGCCGAACCCCATGTCCATGATGTGCTCAATGTCTTCATGTGCACGGGATTCACAAAGGATACCCACCAGTATTTCATGAAAGCAAGTCCTGTGCGGCCAGGGGATTTCCTTGAGTTTTTTGCGGAAATTGATCTTTTAGGCGCCTTGTCTGCCTGTCCCGGTGGAGACTGTAGCGCTGAGCACTCCAGTGATTCGGCTGCCTGCTATCCCCTAAAGGTGACTATTTTCAAGCCGAAAAAAGGTTCTCTGAAGGATTGGACGCCACCTGGCCCGTCTGCCTACTGCCGTAGCCACGGCCTTTAA
- a CDS encoding type II toxin-antitoxin system ParD family antitoxin, translated as MRRNTSVTLGDHFLDFIKSKISQGRFDNTSEAVRAGLRLLEVEETKLEALRARLAEGEAQLDKGQGVDGQSFMDELIG; from the coding sequence ATGCGAAGAAATACCAGTGTCACTTTAGGCGATCATTTTTTAGATTTTATCAAATCGAAAATTTCACAAGGCCGATTTGACAACACAAGCGAAGCGGTTCGTGCGGGCTTGCGGCTTCTTGAAGTTGAAGAAACCAAGCTGGAAGCGTTACGCGCAAGACTGGCTGAAGGTGAAGCGCAGCTTGACAAAGGACAAGGTGTTGACGGCCAATCCTTCATGGATGAATTGATCGGCTGA
- a CDS encoding type II toxin-antitoxin system RelE/ParE family toxin, translating into MIQYILSPNAQKSLRDIKAYSLEEFGKEQTIIYLKLIEKKLQMIAERPDIGRKREEIKKGYLSFLAGSHVIFYRKAKNHVDIIDILHQSMEPYRHLKA; encoded by the coding sequence ATGATCCAATATATTCTTTCTCCCAATGCGCAAAAGAGTTTGCGTGACATCAAAGCCTATTCACTTGAAGAATTTGGTAAAGAACAGACCATTATTTACTTAAAGCTTATTGAAAAAAAGCTGCAAATGATAGCAGAACGCCCCGATATAGGTCGGAAACGTGAAGAAATTAAAAAAGGCTATTTAAGTTTTTTAGCGGGATCACATGTTATTTTTTACCGCAAAGCTAAAAATCACGTCGATATTATAGACATACTTCATCAAAGCATGGAGCCTTACCGACATTTGAAGGCGTAA
- a CDS encoding DNA topoisomerase 3 translates to MTQANKSLILAEKPSVAREIAKVLGVRGNAGRGAIEGPNHIITWAVGHLVNIAEPCDQNPTWGKSWTMNQLPMIPGRFTLTVLEQTREQFAIVSALMDRDDVTEIINATDAGREGELIFRRIYLMAGCIKPLKRLWANDMTEAGLKKALASLVPGEEKRNLGLASFARAEADWLVGMNFSRLFTVKTGGLITVGRVQSPVLKLLVDRWTAIEHFTPQDYWTIEGTFTHEVDEFKGSWFAPPKCKENKVWEAPLAEEVAVRCTDKNGIVDSVTSTKGRQRPPLPFDLTTLQREANIRFGLSAKQTLQIAQELYENQKAITYPRTDSKYLTTEVYKEILNHLRAVYLHFPDITVQASEHIKTAKKNFPCVNDKKVSDHHAIIPTSKRVAKEQLSRNQWLIYEMVCRRTVAAFLQDCTFLTSTIWVLVDTDPFKSTGKIFKDRGWLVAEPWRTAKDNPLPDIKKNAQVLAKKVLAAKHTTKPPSHFTDASLLGAMETAGKLVENEALQEALKEHGIGTPATRAQIIEALIARNYVAKQGKKLIATETGRHVVEVVEASFPDLVSPELTGAWEQRLNEMAQGKTSYPEFMGQIKKMVQQGVENLRSKKFAQTPATLPPGKTSLGKCPKCGGDVVENPKAYGCVNWREANGGCKFTIWKTMFGGKITKTQVKQLLTKGETAKKLKLATKDGKTYEARLGLHAHAGVVKI, encoded by the coding sequence ATGACCCAAGCCAACAAATCTCTCATCCTGGCAGAAAAACCCTCTGTTGCCCGAGAAATCGCCAAGGTCCTCGGCGTACGGGGAAATGCGGGCCGCGGGGCCATAGAAGGACCGAACCATATAATCACCTGGGCCGTGGGACATTTGGTAAATATTGCCGAACCCTGCGATCAAAATCCCACCTGGGGTAAAAGCTGGACCATGAACCAACTGCCGATGATCCCCGGCAGGTTCACCCTGACCGTACTGGAACAGACCCGGGAGCAATTTGCCATTGTCAGTGCTCTTATGGACAGGGACGACGTCACGGAAATAATCAACGCCACTGATGCCGGACGTGAGGGAGAACTAATTTTTAGGCGCATCTATCTTATGGCCGGATGTATCAAACCCCTTAAGAGACTCTGGGCAAATGATATGACCGAAGCCGGTCTCAAAAAGGCTCTGGCATCTCTTGTTCCCGGCGAAGAAAAACGCAATCTCGGACTGGCTTCCTTTGCTCGGGCCGAGGCTGATTGGCTGGTGGGTATGAACTTTTCAAGGCTATTCACTGTCAAAACGGGAGGGCTGATCACGGTGGGCAGAGTACAGAGCCCGGTCTTGAAGCTGCTTGTAGACCGCTGGACAGCCATCGAACATTTCACCCCCCAGGACTACTGGACCATAGAAGGCACCTTTACTCACGAGGTCGACGAATTCAAAGGCTCCTGGTTCGCTCCGCCAAAATGCAAAGAAAACAAGGTATGGGAAGCCCCTTTGGCGGAGGAAGTAGCCGTCCGCTGTACGGACAAAAACGGGATTGTGGATTCCGTAACCAGTACCAAGGGACGTCAGCGGCCGCCCCTACCCTTTGATCTGACCACCCTGCAACGCGAGGCCAATATACGCTTCGGCCTTTCCGCCAAACAAACCCTTCAGATTGCGCAGGAACTTTACGAAAACCAAAAGGCCATTACCTACCCCAGGACCGATTCCAAATATCTGACAACCGAAGTATATAAGGAAATCCTTAACCACCTGCGGGCCGTGTATCTCCATTTTCCGGACATCACCGTACAGGCCTCCGAACACATCAAGACCGCTAAAAAGAACTTTCCCTGCGTGAACGACAAAAAGGTTTCGGATCATCACGCCATTATCCCCACGAGCAAACGTGTCGCCAAAGAACAACTCAGCCGCAACCAATGGTTGATATATGAAATGGTCTGCCGTCGCACCGTCGCCGCATTTTTACAAGACTGCACATTTCTGACGTCGACCATCTGGGTCCTGGTTGACACAGACCCATTCAAGTCCACGGGAAAAATTTTCAAAGACAGGGGCTGGCTCGTTGCCGAACCCTGGCGAACGGCGAAGGACAATCCTTTGCCGGACATAAAAAAAAATGCTCAGGTACTAGCTAAGAAAGTCCTGGCCGCCAAGCACACCACCAAACCCCCGTCCCACTTTACCGACGCATCATTGCTCGGGGCCATGGAAACCGCCGGAAAACTGGTCGAAAACGAAGCGTTGCAAGAAGCCCTCAAAGAACACGGGATAGGAACTCCCGCCACCCGGGCACAGATCATTGAGGCCCTGATCGCCCGAAACTATGTGGCCAAACAAGGCAAAAAACTCATAGCCACAGAAACGGGCCGCCATGTGGTGGAGGTAGTGGAAGCCTCCTTTCCCGATCTGGTTTCACCCGAACTTACGGGCGCATGGGAACAACGCCTCAACGAAATGGCGCAAGGCAAAACCAGCTACCCGGAATTCATGGGCCAGATAAAAAAAATGGTCCAGCAGGGTGTGGAAAACCTGCGGTCCAAGAAATTTGCCCAAACCCCGGCAACGCTGCCACCGGGCAAGACATCCCTTGGAAAATGCCCCAAATGCGGGGGCGATGTGGTTGAAAATCCCAAGGCCTACGGCTGCGTTAATTGGCGCGAAGCCAACGGCGGGTGCAAATTTACCATTTGGAAAACCATGTTCGGCGGCAAAATAACCAAAACCCAGGTCAAACAACTTTTAACCAAAGGGGAGACTGCCAAAAAGCTGAAGCTGGCCACCAAAGATGGTAAAACATACGAAGCCCGCCTTGGTTTGCATGCGCATGCGGGAGTGGTGAAAATTTAA
- a CDS encoding IS3 family transposase — MIFFSLFHRSPALSPKSVIIRKYQFVDAERKAYPVALICIVMLISRSGYYAWRKCKKSLRQREVERLIPIVKAAHQASRGTYGARRIAEEIKASGSPCGRYKAGSLMKMAGVAAKQKKKFKATTDSKHNLPVAPNLLDRQFEVVEADKVYVSDITYIWTHEGWLYLAVVIDLFSRRVVGWSLSNRMTTKLIMDALHMAIRRRMPAPGLLFHSDRGSQYCSKNFQKMLNTLGMVSSMSRKGNCWDNAVAESFFGSLKTERVFFTNYMTREEARRDIIDYIEMFYNCNRRHSYLGYISPKEFEKLWFLEKAA, encoded by the coding sequence ATGATTTTTTTCAGTCTATTTCATCGCTCTCCGGCTCTATCCCCCAAATCCGTTATAATTAGGAAGTATCAATTCGTTGATGCTGAGAGGAAGGCTTACCCAGTAGCTCTGATATGTATTGTCATGCTCATATCCCGGAGTGGATATTATGCCTGGCGTAAATGTAAAAAATCATTGAGGCAGAGGGAAGTAGAGAGACTAATTCCTATTGTTAAAGCGGCTCATCAAGCATCAAGGGGTACCTATGGCGCCCGCCGGATTGCAGAAGAGATAAAAGCATCCGGCAGTCCTTGCGGGCGGTACAAAGCTGGGTCATTGATGAAAATGGCCGGTGTTGCCGCCAAGCAGAAAAAGAAATTTAAAGCGACGACAGACAGCAAACACAATTTGCCAGTTGCACCGAATTTACTGGACAGACAGTTTGAAGTTGTCGAAGCGGACAAGGTTTATGTCTCTGACATTACATACATTTGGACCCACGAAGGGTGGTTGTATTTGGCCGTCGTTATAGACCTTTTTTCACGCCGGGTTGTCGGCTGGTCCCTGAGTAATCGAATGACCACAAAGTTGATCATGGATGCCCTGCACATGGCAATCAGGCGTCGAATGCCTGCCCCTGGCCTGCTATTTCATTCAGACAGGGGAAGTCAGTATTGCAGTAAAAACTTCCAGAAAATGTTGAATACCCTTGGGATGGTTAGCAGCATGAGCCGGAAAGGGAATTGCTGGGACAATGCCGTGGCAGAGAGCTTTTTCGGTAGTTTGAAGACTGAGAGGGTCTTTTTTACAAACTACATGACCCGAGAAGAAGCCCGGAGAGACATCATTGATTACATCGAAATGTTTTACAATTGCAACAGACGTCATTCCTATTTGGGGTATATCAGTCCAAAAGAATTTGAAAAACTGTGGTTTTTAGAAAAAGCCGCTTAA
- a CDS encoding transposase, whose protein sequence is MKKDRKKYAPEFKEEAVKLITKQGYQITEAARNLGVNPTMLGRWKREIEGSGESATGLQGSVAMKAELSRLRKENNRLKMEREILKKAAAFFAKEMS, encoded by the coding sequence ATGAAGAAAGACAGAAAGAAGTATGCACCTGAATTCAAAGAAGAAGCAGTTAAACTGATAACCAAACAGGGATATCAGATTACCGAGGCAGCCCGAAATCTCGGAGTCAATCCAACCATGCTGGGTCGCTGGAAACGTGAGATTGAAGGTAGTGGAGAGAGTGCCACTGGTTTACAAGGAAGTGTGGCAATGAAGGCAGAGTTGAGCCGTCTTCGAAAAGAAAACAACCGTTTGAAGATGGAACGTGAAATCTTAAAAAAGGCAGCAGCCTTCTTCGCGAAAGAAATGAGCTGA
- a CDS encoding KOW motif domain-containing protein produces MTIPKEIDEAFYLGQRSDQVKFVINDTVHVISGKHKGKESAVISINTIAPDVTYILENLDGSGDIIISQNAMKLIIPSDVGDKTLINKMIKVHLVQHAHQLDENNIDIKIIGIYSTAKQAQEAIQRLVKQPGFNETPNSFYIDEYVLNEDYWEEGYVPK; encoded by the coding sequence ATGACTATACCAAAAGAAATAGATGAGGCTTTTTATTTAGGCCAAAGAAGCGATCAAGTTAAATTCGTTATTAATGATACGGTGCATGTAATATCTGGTAAACATAAAGGTAAAGAATCTGCTGTAATATCAATAAATACGATTGCCCCTGATGTGACATACATTCTTGAAAACCTTGATGGGTCTGGAGACATCATCATTTCCCAAAACGCGATGAAACTGATTATTCCATCTGACGTTGGAGACAAAACGCTGATCAATAAGATGATAAAAGTCCATTTAGTGCAGCATGCTCACCAGCTTGATGAGAATAATATCGATATAAAAATAATCGGAATTTATTCCACGGCTAAGCAGGCGCAAGAAGCAATTCAAAGGCTCGTTAAGCAACCAGGCTTTAATGAAACTCCCAACAGTTTTTACATTGATGAGTATGTCTTAAATGAAGACTATTGGGAGGAAGGATATGTGCCTAAATAA
- a CDS encoding ArsR family transcriptional regulator, translated as MNERTQTIRQEIINHLESGPMTVRDISQSVGIMEKDVVHHLEFIDKTVRAQKKRILMEAYYCLNCGFEFKYRKNFKKPGKCPSCRDSRIPPTVFWIES; from the coding sequence ATGAACGAAAGAACGCAAACCATCAGGCAGGAAATTATAAATCACCTTGAAAGTGGTCCCATGACTGTACGGGATATTTCACAATCTGTTGGTATTATGGAGAAGGATGTTGTCCATCATTTAGAATTCATAGATAAAACTGTTCGGGCTCAAAAGAAAAGAATTCTAATGGAAGCTTACTACTGCCTGAATTGTGGATTCGAGTTCAAATACAGGAAAAACTTCAAAAAGCCTGGTAAATGCCCTTCGTGCAGAGATAGTAGGATACCTCCAACTGTTTTCTGGATCGAATCTTAA
- a CDS encoding MBL fold metallo-hydrolase yields MKRIIKNIYHVGDNECSIYMVDTKSDQGLVLIDAGMNFDMIKQISSLELRFEDIQHCILTHCHIDHIGACAELNRALPNIKFYAHELDAAPIEEPGHDDRTAASWYGVKYEPVKLYRRLELDTTLTLGNCMFQCIHTPGHTPGSISVLVESEGKNVLFGQDLHGPFNDGFLSNLQDYQLSMQKLLDLSADILCEGHFGIFQPADEVKQYIETHKSQNQP; encoded by the coding sequence ATGAAACGGATTATTAAAAATATTTACCATGTAGGCGATAACGAATGCTCAATATATATGGTGGATACAAAATCGGACCAGGGATTGGTTTTGATTGATGCGGGTATGAATTTTGATATGATCAAGCAGATCTCATCTTTGGAACTGAGGTTTGAAGATATTCAGCACTGTATTTTGACCCATTGCCATATTGACCATATCGGTGCCTGTGCAGAATTAAACCGGGCGTTACCAAACATAAAGTTCTATGCTCATGAATTGGATGCGGCTCCAATTGAAGAGCCTGGTCATGATGATAGGACTGCGGCATCCTGGTATGGTGTGAAATATGAGCCGGTTAAATTGTACAGGAGATTAGAATTAGATACGACTCTCACCCTTGGAAATTGTATGTTTCAATGTATCCATACGCCTGGACATACCCCTGGATCAATATCGGTTCTTGTTGAGTCAGAAGGGAAAAATGTATTGTTCGGACAAGATCTGCACGGTCCATTTAATGACGGTTTTTTATCCAATCTACAGGATTATCAATTGTCTATGCAGAAATTGTTGGATTTGAGTGCAGACATTCTATGTGAAGGTCATTTTGGGATTTTTCAACCAGCTGATGAAGTCAAACAGTATATTGAAACACATAAATCCCAGAATCAGCCGTAG
- the vsr gene encoding DNA mismatch endonuclease Vsr: MDTLSPEKRSWNMSRIKNRDTKPEIAVRSLLHRMGYRFRLHRKDLPGRPDIVLPKYNTVIFVHGCFWHRHKNCRFAYTPKSNIEFWTEKFEKNIRRDDRNKVALENLGWNVKIIWECEANNHKNLKEIIQKYLQL, translated from the coding sequence ATGGATACGCTATCTCCGGAAAAAAGAAGCTGGAATATGTCACGGATTAAAAATCGTGATACCAAACCGGAAATCGCTGTTCGCTCTCTTCTACATCGGATGGGATATCGTTTTAGACTTCACCGGAAGGATCTTCCTGGCAGACCAGATATTGTCTTGCCAAAATATAATACTGTCATTTTTGTTCATGGGTGTTTTTGGCATAGACATAAAAACTGCCGTTTCGCCTATACGCCGAAAAGCAATATTGAATTTTGGACTGAAAAATTTGAAAAAAATATAAGACGAGATGATAGAAATAAGGTTGCGCTTGAAAATTTAGGTTGGAATGTAAAAATAATTTGGGAGTGTGAGGCTAATAATCACAAAAATTTAAAAGAGATTATACAAAAATATTTACAGTTGTAA
- the dcm gene encoding DNA (cytosine-5-)-methyltransferase yields the protein MKSVAVVDLFAGPGGLGEGFSSLSYDNGNPVFKIMLSIEKQADAHKTLLLRSFFRKFPKGKIPSEYYSYLKGEIDSQETLFSMFPDEFKKAGDEAWCAELGSSESLNQKIDKRIKSIKSEYGDRWVLIGGPPCQAYSTIGRSRNKGIKDYIPEKDPKNYLYKEYLRIIARHLPTAFIMENVTGMLSAKVNGKSIFEKILSDLKCPLKTLQENENGSTDFENDYEIYPLIMPENGDAISPELTNPKDYIIKSEEFGIPQRRHRVVLFGIRRKYSSGRPDTLKRSRRITTVEETLSDLPKLRSGLSRDKDSPEKWKKRVLRLRGNKWFLEYVSKKGKIQNCLMESLKKIETSSDFDTGGRFVQGKGPGKMINKWWYEDRRLDGACNHQSKSHMASDLHRYLYASCFCKCHGASPRIHEFPNELIPKHKNARSGKFDDRFRVQVHNTPSTTITSHISKDGHYFIHYDPVQCRSFTVREAARLQTFPDNYFFEGSRTQQYIQVGNAVPPLLAFQIAGIVFKSLKKSGII from the coding sequence ATGAAAAGCGTTGCTGTTGTAGATCTGTTTGCAGGCCCTGGTGGTCTTGGCGAAGGCTTTTCTTCGCTGAGCTATGATAACGGGAATCCCGTTTTTAAAATTATGCTTTCTATCGAAAAACAGGCAGATGCACATAAGACTCTTCTCTTGAGAAGCTTTTTCCGAAAATTTCCAAAAGGTAAAATACCATCTGAATATTACAGCTACCTTAAAGGTGAGATAGACAGCCAGGAAACACTTTTCAGTATGTTTCCAGATGAGTTCAAAAAAGCCGGTGATGAAGCCTGGTGTGCAGAACTGGGTTCATCTGAGTCATTAAATCAAAAAATTGATAAAAGAATAAAATCTATTAAAAGTGAATATGGCGACAGATGGGTTCTGATCGGCGGTCCTCCATGTCAGGCATACTCCACCATTGGCCGGTCTCGAAATAAAGGAATAAAGGATTACATACCCGAAAAAGATCCGAAGAATTATTTATACAAGGAATATTTAAGAATCATTGCCAGACATCTGCCTACTGCATTCATTATGGAAAATGTTACAGGGATGCTTTCTGCCAAGGTCAATGGAAAATCAATTTTTGAAAAGATCCTCAGTGATTTGAAGTGTCCTCTTAAAACACTTCAAGAAAATGAAAATGGAAGCACTGACTTTGAAAATGATTATGAGATTTACCCTCTAATTATGCCTGAGAATGGTGATGCAATTTCCCCTGAACTTACAAACCCCAAAGATTATATAATCAAATCAGAGGAATTTGGTATTCCTCAAAGAAGACACCGTGTTGTCCTGTTTGGCATCAGGCGGAAATATTCATCCGGAAGGCCTGATACTCTGAAACGAAGCAGACGCATTACGACTGTTGAGGAAACTCTGAGTGATCTGCCAAAATTGAGAAGCGGACTGTCTAGGGATAAAGATTCGCCCGAAAAATGGAAAAAACGTGTGCTTCGGCTAAGGGGCAATAAATGGTTTCTTGAATATGTCAGTAAAAAAGGAAAAATTCAGAACTGCCTTATGGAGAGTCTGAAGAAAATTGAAACATCATCAGATTTTGATACTGGAGGTAGATTTGTTCAAGGTAAAGGTCCGGGTAAAATGATAAATAAATGGTGGTATGAAGACAGGAGGCTTGATGGGGCATGTAATCACCAAAGTAAATCACATATGGCATCAGATTTACATCGTTATCTTTATGCGTCCTGTTTTTGCAAATGCCATGGCGCATCTCCCAGGATTCATGAATTTCCAAATGAACTGATACCAAAACATAAGAATGCGAGAAGCGGCAAATTTGACGACAGATTCCGTGTTCAAGTCCATAACACACCGTCGACCACTATAACCAGTCATATTTCCAAAGATGGTCATTATTTTATACATTATGACCCTGTGCAGTGTAGAAGCTTTACTGTAAGAGAAGCTGCAAGGCTACAAACATTCCCTGACAACTATTTTTTTGAAGGGAGTCGAACTCAGCAATACATTCAGGTCGGCAATGCTGTCCCCCCTCTGCTGGCATTTCAAATTGCCGGGATCGTATTTAAAAGTTTAAAGAAATCTGGGATTATATAG